The Lates calcarifer isolate ASB-BC8 linkage group LG6, TLL_Latcal_v3, whole genome shotgun sequence genome includes a region encoding these proteins:
- the LOC108900198 gene encoding ninjurin-1 gives MNHYANKKSAAESMLDVALLMANASQLKAVLEQGPNFSFYTPIITLISISLCLQVTVGVLLIFIVRWNLNDEQKHQRLNAMENLATGLVFIIVVVNIFITAFGVHRPNRSD, from the exons ATGAACCACTATGCCAATAAGAAGAGCGCAGCTGAGAGCATGCTGGATGTGGCTCTCCTGATGGCCAATGCCTCCCAGCTAAAGGCCGTCCTGGAGCAGGGGCCGAACTTTTCCTTTTACACCCCCATCATCACCCTCATCagcatctccctctgtctgcaggtcACAGTCGGGGTCCTCCTTATCTTCATAG TTCGATGGAACCTGAATGATGAGCAGAAGCACCAGAGGCTGAACGCTATGGAAAACTTAGCCACGGGCCTGGTTTTTATCATTGTGGTCGTCAACATCTTCATCACGGCTTTTGGAGTCCATCGGCCGAACCGCAGCGACTGa
- the LOC108900197 gene encoding caspase recruitment domain-containing protein 19 isoform X2: MDTELVDRLVLQLNRIHPQILTDKEAHRFRNLSKPTTVRLAELLSHLHGMGEEACHEFYRGLHIHAEDVYSSLPTRVTQREMTEPKLTDNVGVHPERFVLNDRGPMFFLSCFSFVVAIAMLYYYGDGETLRCTRPFLHCSAARLSRGAKDALITYTEVGK; encoded by the exons ATGGACACTGAACTCGTCGACAGACTTGTACTGCAGCTGAACAGGATCCACCCCCAGATACTCACTGACAAGGAAGCCCACAGG TTCAGGAACCTGAGCAAACCCACCACGGTGCGGTTGGCTGAGCTGCTGAGCCACCTGCACGGGATGGGGGAGGAGGCGTGTCATGAATTCTACAGAGGGCTGCACATCCATGCTGAGGACGTCTACTCCAGCCTGCCAACCAGAGTCACACAAAGAG AGATGACAGAACCAAAATTGACAGACAATGTGGGAGTCCACCCAGAGCGATTTGTACTTAATGACAGAG GACCAATGTTCTTCCTgagctgtttcagttttgtaGTTGCCATTGCAATGCTCTACTATTACGGAG ACGGTGAGACACTGAGATGTACTCGTCCGTTTCTTCACTGCTCTGCAGCAAGACTGAGTAGAGGCGCTAAAGATGCTTTAATAACCTACACTGAGGTTGGAAAGtag
- the LOC108900197 gene encoding caspase recruitment domain-containing protein 19 isoform X1, producing the protein MTDIDGYHEQLQRDAQFLCSDQRMDTELVDRLVLQLNRIHPQILTDKEAHRFRNLSKPTTVRLAELLSHLHGMGEEACHEFYRGLHIHAEDVYSSLPTRVTQREMTEPKLTDNVGVHPERFVLNDRGPMFFLSCFSFVVAIAMLYYYGDGETLRCTRPFLHCSAARLSRGAKDALITYTEVGK; encoded by the exons ATGACAG ACATTGATGGCTACCATGAGCAGCTCCAGAGGGATGCCCAGTTCCTGTGCTCAGATCAGCGGATGGACACTGAACTCGTCGACAGACTTGTACTGCAGCTGAACAGGATCCACCCCCAGATACTCACTGACAAGGAAGCCCACAGG TTCAGGAACCTGAGCAAACCCACCACGGTGCGGTTGGCTGAGCTGCTGAGCCACCTGCACGGGATGGGGGAGGAGGCGTGTCATGAATTCTACAGAGGGCTGCACATCCATGCTGAGGACGTCTACTCCAGCCTGCCAACCAGAGTCACACAAAGAG AGATGACAGAACCAAAATTGACAGACAATGTGGGAGTCCACCCAGAGCGATTTGTACTTAATGACAGAG GACCAATGTTCTTCCTgagctgtttcagttttgtaGTTGCCATTGCAATGCTCTACTATTACGGAG ACGGTGAGACACTGAGATGTACTCGTCCGTTTCTTCACTGCTCTGCAGCAAGACTGAGTAGAGGCGCTAAAGATGCTTTAATAACCTACACTGAGGTTGGAAAGtag